GCCGGGGCGCTGACAGGTGCAGCACTACTGACCAAGCAACTTCAGATTGCACTGGTTCTGCCTGCTGTTGCCACGGCCTATCTTGTGTTTGCCACGGCCCCGGTTCTGAAGCGTCTACTTCACCTCGTGGCCGCCCTTGTGGCGGCCTGCGTGACAGGAGGCTGGTGGTTCGTCCTTGTACAGATGACCCCAGCATCCAGCCGGCCCTTTGTTGGAGGTTCCCGTTTCAATAGTGCCGTTGAGCTGACCTTGGGGTACAACGGCCTGGATCGGCTTACCGGTGAAGACGCCAGCCGCACCATGTCCCCAGCTGCTGCCAACCTCGCGGAGAAACTCGATCCAGGGTTCCAGCGTTTCCTCCAACCACAGTTTTCCGGGCAGTTCGGGTGGTTCCTGCCCTTGGCGATCGTTGGTCTCTGCCTGGCTGTATGGCACATCAAGCGACGCAGCGGCAGCACGCAATACCGGGCGCTCCTGGTCCTTTGTAGTGTCTGGTTTCTTTGTTCGGCCACAGTGTTGGCGTTCATGTCCGGGATCGTCCATCCCTACTATTCGTTGACCCTTGTCCCTCCATTGAGCTGTCTGGCGGCCGTCGGCCTGATCCATATGCATCGTCTCCGACACCGCCGCGATATGCGCGTCGCGCTAGCGGGCACCCTCCTCGCAACCATGCTCATTGGCTTCGTCTCTGCGAGCCGCTCAATTGCTGATTTCCCATTCGGACCGGAAGTTGCGCTGGCTATAGGCTCAGCTGCCATCGCCTTGCAGGTTCTTCCTCCGCCTTCGCGGATTCTCAAAAATGTGTCGGTAGGTATCCTTGCCGCCGCGCTTATGATCGGTCCTGTCGTCTGGTCCGTCAACACGGTATTTAGCCCTCACATCGGCGCCGGCGTTGTTGCTGGTCCAAGTATCTTGGGCATCAGAACAGACCATCCTGACCGGAAACAGCTCGGACCGGACGTGCCAGCCAGCTTCATTGCAGTGATGTTCGGTGACATTCCGGAGAAAGCGGTGGTCTCCAGGCTTCGCGGTGCCCCTGAGAGCACACGATGGGCAGCTGCCATGGTGGGCTCAGAGACGGCGGCCAACTACCAGTTGGAAAGCGGACGGTCAGTCCTGCCGATTGGTGGTTTTGATGGGACGGATCCTTTTCCCACACTTGGGCAGTTTCAGTCCATGGTCAGCGAGGGCAAATTGGCTTCTCTTGTCATTCAGGAGTTGCCTCCGCTGACGCTTGAGGGCCGTGGTGAGTCCGCGAAGATTGTCAATTGGGTGCGTGACAGTTATGCTGCGGAGCAAATTGGCGACGCAGAGTATTACGACTTGCTTCCATAGCGCTTTGAACTGCCCAGCACGCTACCGGGTAGCCTTTCCGATGCAAGACGACCTTGGTGAG
The Arthrobacter sp. PGP41 genome window above contains:
- a CDS encoding glycosyltransferase family 39 protein, whose protein sequence is MDRNGWANSYYSAAAMAGSQDWTAFFFSSSEPGNAISVDKPPLSLWVMSASVWAFGLNPWSILVPQALMGVASVYLLYRMLRTNVSATAGLLAATALAVTPVATVMFRYNNPDALLTLLMIGVAYATLESIRRGSVRWLILAGALTGAALLTKQLQIALVLPAVATAYLVFATAPVLKRLLHLVAALVAACVTGGWWFVLVQMTPASSRPFVGGSRFNSAVELTLGYNGLDRLTGEDASRTMSPAAANLAEKLDPGFQRFLQPQFSGQFGWFLPLAIVGLCLAVWHIKRRSGSTQYRALLVLCSVWFLCSATVLAFMSGIVHPYYSLTLVPPLSCLAAVGLIHMHRLRHRRDMRVALAGTLLATMLIGFVSASRSIADFPFGPEVALAIGSAAIALQVLPPPSRILKNVSVGILAAALMIGPVVWSVNTVFSPHIGAGVVAGPSILGIRTDHPDRKQLGPDVPASFIAVMFGDIPEKAVVSRLRGAPESTRWAAAMVGSETAANYQLESGRSVLPIGGFDGTDPFPTLGQFQSMVSEGKLASLVIQELPPLTLEGRGESAKIVNWVRDSYAAEQIGDAEYYDLLP